The Deltaproteobacteria bacterium genome contains a region encoding:
- a CDS encoding hybrid sensor histidine kinase/response regulator yields the protein MTDDLFDVSRITRKKLDLQKEKLNLTEVIQAAVESCRPLIEQRRHELIVTMSTDAIYVDADRVRLTQVFMNLLNNAAKYTPDSGQIWLNVEPAGDTVEVRVKDTGLGIAPENLPRLFELFYQVDRSFTRSEGGLGLGLTLVHRLVELHGGKVEARSAGVNRGSEFIVRLPVLENKSNTIESAEIHDNGAVAAIRCRRILVADDFPQSAETLAQLLRREGFEVRVAQDGVEAFQTAAEFRPDVIVIDIAMPKLNGYEAARKIRAQSWGGEIMLIALTGWGQQQDRQRTQDAGFNAHLTKPVNYNTIMELLENITPAAVSATSQFLTH from the coding sequence TTGACCGACGATTTATTCGATGTCAGCCGCATCACCAGGAAAAAATTGGACTTGCAAAAAGAAAAATTGAACTTGACCGAAGTGATTCAAGCGGCGGTCGAATCCTGCCGGCCGCTCATCGAACAACGGCGCCACGAGCTGATCGTGACCATGTCCACGGACGCGATCTACGTCGACGCCGACCGGGTACGCTTGACGCAAGTTTTTATGAACCTGTTGAACAACGCCGCCAAATACACTCCCGATTCAGGCCAGATTTGGTTGAACGTCGAGCCCGCCGGCGACACCGTCGAAGTGCGCGTCAAAGATACCGGCCTCGGCATCGCGCCGGAGAATTTGCCGCGGCTCTTCGAACTGTTTTATCAGGTCGATCGTTCCTTCACGCGCTCCGAAGGTGGATTGGGCCTAGGCTTGACCTTGGTTCATCGCCTGGTTGAACTGCACGGCGGCAAGGTCGAGGCGCGCAGTGCGGGGGTCAATCGCGGCAGTGAATTCATCGTCCGGCTGCCGGTGTTGGAGAATAAGTCTAACACCATCGAATCCGCTGAGATCCATGACAACGGTGCCGTCGCAGCCATTCGCTGCCGGCGAATTTTAGTCGCCGACGATTTTCCCCAGTCAGCCGAGACCTTGGCGCAGTTGCTGCGCCGCGAAGGATTCGAAGTGCGCGTCGCCCAGGACGGCGTCGAAGCGTTTCAAACCGCCGCCGAGTTTCGTCCCGACGTGATCGTCATAGACATCGCCATGCCCAAACTCAACGGCTACGAAGCCGCGCGCAAAATCCGCGCGCAATCTTGGGGCGGCGAGATCATGCTGATCGCGTTGACCGGATGGGGCCAACAACAAGACCGTCAGCGCACCCAAGACGCCGGCTTCAATGCCCATCTGACCAAACCGGTCAACTACAACACGATCATGGAGCTCTTGGAAAATATCACGCCAGCCGCAGTCAGTGCCACCAGTCAATTTCTCACCCACTAA
- a CDS encoding PAS domain S-box protein, whose translation MQNPQRPFTSADPDAQSADKLAPVKGRAQVPFLWLLGPLAIVAIYLLDMWMPSHLTIPFCYVATLVLLVAVAGKREKLLIAGVCSAILIIDFYFLARNPMGLAWAQGLSHGLAIVMIWSVTTLGWRHASVEESMRANQRIANERLALINTIYVSAPVGLCFLDRELRYVSVNNALAEMAGHPPDFYLGKLIRDAVPELAEVIEAHHHRVIESGQPVVDVEVNATTQAQPNEQRYWLSSYYPVRDQTGELLGVNVAVRDITRRKQADANALFLLDVGECIRFAADGDELLWAVSIALGEHLRASRCVFVAIDGDQDRIVVQRDYHPHMPSLIGSYSLSSLAPALLDAGRLGQTIVVNDIGSDPRTAAIVEPARRFGIGAAVAVPLVRDGQLISAIIVAMAHAHEWNEREVALINLVAERTWEAVQKLQLDSALRESDAALRDADRRKDEFLATLAHELRNPLSLMRNVVTLQQSAGTPHADPK comes from the coding sequence ATGCAAAACCCGCAGCGGCCATTCACTTCCGCCGATCCTGATGCCCAATCGGCGGATAAATTAGCGCCCGTCAAAGGGCGCGCCCAGGTGCCATTTTTGTGGCTGCTCGGTCCGCTCGCGATTGTCGCGATTTATTTGCTCGACATGTGGATGCCGAGCCATTTAACCATCCCATTTTGTTACGTAGCTACTTTAGTTTTGTTGGTCGCGGTGGCGGGTAAGCGCGAGAAACTTCTGATCGCCGGCGTTTGCAGCGCAATTTTAATCATCGATTTTTATTTCCTGGCGCGTAACCCAATGGGGTTAGCCTGGGCTCAAGGCCTCAGTCACGGTCTCGCCATCGTCATGATTTGGAGCGTAACAACCCTTGGATGGCGCCATGCCAGTGTCGAAGAAAGCATGCGCGCCAACCAGCGCATCGCCAACGAAAGATTGGCGCTCATCAATACGATCTACGTCTCGGCGCCGGTGGGTCTGTGCTTTCTCGACCGCGAGCTGCGTTACGTGTCGGTCAACAACGCGCTGGCGGAAATGGCCGGTCATCCGCCGGATTTTTATCTCGGCAAGTTGATCCGCGATGCCGTGCCGGAACTGGCCGAGGTGATCGAAGCGCACCATCATCGGGTCATCGAAAGCGGCCAGCCGGTGGTCGATGTCGAAGTCAACGCCACGACTCAGGCCCAGCCCAACGAGCAACGTTATTGGCTCAGCAGTTATTATCCGGTGCGCGACCAGACCGGCGAGCTACTCGGCGTCAATGTCGCCGTGCGCGACATCACCCGGCGCAAACAGGCCGACGCCAATGCGCTTTTCTTACTCGATGTCGGCGAGTGCATCCGCTTCGCCGCCGACGGCGACGAATTGCTTTGGGCCGTTTCCATCGCCCTCGGCGAGCATCTGCGAGCGAGCCGCTGCGTCTTCGTCGCCATCGATGGCGACCAAGATCGCATCGTGGTCCAACGCGATTACCACCCGCACATGCCGTCGTTGATCGGCAGCTATTCGCTAAGCAGCTTGGCTCCCGCGCTCCTCGACGCCGGCCGGCTCGGTCAAACCATCGTGGTCAACGATATCGGCAGCGATCCACGCACTGCGGCGATCGTCGAGCCGGCGCGCCGCTTCGGCATTGGCGCCGCCGTCGCAGTGCCCTTGGTGCGCGACGGCCAATTGATTTCGGCCATCATCGTTGCGATGGCCCATGCCCACGAATGGAACGAGCGCGAAGTCGCCTTGATCAATCTGGTCGCCGAACGAACCTGGGAAGCGGTGCAGAAATTACAACTCGACAGCGCGCTGCGTGAAAGCGACGCGGCGTTGCGCGATGCCGACCGGCGTAAAGACGAATTTCTCGCGACCCTCGCCCATGAACTGCGCAATCCCCTATCGCTCATGCGCAACGTCGTCACGCTCCAACAATCCGCCGGCACGCCCCACGCCGATCCCAAATAG
- a CDS encoding UbiD family decarboxylase, which yields MARRQTSPANWRRTARTGRGRESSGYLRASLLDANGCLTTSLAQTIDDDITIYREFFMAQKYYRDFREHLKALEARGKLVRIKREINKDTELMPLVRWQFRGLEESDRKAFMFENVIDSKGKRYSMPVTVGTLAATTEIYAIGMMCEPDEIPERWNQAQLHPFEPVKISKAPAHEMVWQGQDLLNGHGLDMIPVPISTPGFDNAPYLTSANWITKDPDTGIYNIGNYRSQIKSANRTGGLFTSQHMGQHWRKAKAKGQRLEACIAIGVVPSIAYSATAKIPYDFDEYRLAGGLAGEPVEVVQAKTVDLLVPATAEIIIEGTIPTDIVEPEGPFGEYPGYMGHRTVSPFLEVTCITHRRDAIYTALMSQFPPSESSKIKHTGTEKIIYKLLRHDSGNSAVLDVALHDEVSGSGQAYCVIKMRKATKAEGWRALHATAGFTGSYAKVCIAVDEDIDIRDPAMVNWAICYNMRPDEDVVIAKGKMPGLDPSTYPPGLESEEKRPGSTSALLINAIRPWPYTPVSLPKKEFMERSKQIWEELELPPLKPRMPWYGYSLGAWTIQDEEEADLAVKGDYFETGTKQTGQRKKT from the coding sequence ATGGCGCGCCGGCAGACATCGCCGGCCAATTGGCGGCGAACGGCAAGAACTGGTCGCGGGCGGGAAAGTTCTGGTTATCTACGAGCGTCGCTGCTTGACGCCAACGGTTGCTTGACAACCTCGCTGGCGCAGACAATAGATGACGACATAACTATTTACCGGGAGTTTTTCATGGCGCAAAAATATTATCGAGATTTTCGCGAACACTTAAAAGCGTTGGAAGCGCGCGGCAAATTGGTGCGCATCAAGCGCGAAATCAACAAGGACACTGAACTCATGCCGCTGGTGCGCTGGCAATTTCGCGGCTTGGAAGAGTCCGACCGCAAGGCGTTCATGTTCGAGAACGTCATCGACTCCAAAGGCAAACGCTACTCGATGCCGGTGACGGTGGGTACTTTAGCGGCGACCACCGAGATTTACGCCATCGGTATGATGTGCGAGCCGGATGAAATCCCCGAGCGCTGGAACCAAGCGCAGCTCCATCCCTTCGAACCGGTGAAAATTAGCAAAGCGCCGGCGCACGAAATGGTCTGGCAAGGCCAGGATCTTCTCAACGGCCATGGTCTCGACATGATTCCGGTGCCGATCTCGACGCCGGGCTTCGACAATGCGCCGTATTTAACTTCGGCGAACTGGATCACCAAGGATCCCGACACCGGCATCTACAACATCGGCAACTATCGCAGCCAGATTAAATCGGCGAACCGCACCGGCGGTCTGTTCACTTCCCAGCACATGGGCCAGCACTGGCGCAAGGCGAAAGCCAAAGGGCAGCGCTTGGAGGCCTGCATCGCCATCGGCGTGGTGCCGAGCATTGCCTACTCGGCGACGGCGAAGATTCCTTACGACTTCGACGAGTATCGTCTGGCCGGTGGCTTGGCCGGCGAACCGGTGGAGGTCGTGCAGGCGAAAACCGTGGATCTACTCGTGCCGGCGACGGCGGAGATCATCATCGAAGGCACGATTCCCACCGATATCGTCGAGCCTGAAGGTCCCTTCGGCGAATATCCCGGTTACATGGGCCACCGCACGGTGTCGCCATTCTTAGAAGTCACCTGCATTACCCACCGGCGCGACGCGATCTACACCGCATTGATGAGTCAGTTTCCGCCCAGCGAGTCGAGCAAGATCAAACACACCGGCACGGAAAAAATTATTTATAAATTATTGCGCCACGACAGCGGCAACTCGGCGGTGCTCGATGTCGCCTTGCACGATGAGGTGAGCGGCAGCGGCCAAGCCTACTGCGTGATCAAAATGCGCAAAGCCACCAAGGCTGAAGGCTGGCGCGCGCTCCACGCCACCGCCGGCTTTACTGGCAGCTATGCCAAGGTTTGCATTGCGGTGGATGAAGATATCGACATTCGCGATCCGGCGATGGTCAATTGGGCGATCTGTTACAACATGCGCCCCGATGAAGACGTGGTCATAGCCAAAGGCAAAATGCCCGGCCTCGATCCGTCGACCTATCCGCCAGGACTGGAAAGCGAAGAGAAACGGCCGGGCTCGACCTCGGCGTTGCTGATCAACGCCATTCGGCCCTGGCCCTACACACCGGTGTCGTTGCCGAAAAAAGAGTTCATGGAGAGATCGAAACAGATTTGGGAAGAGCTAGAACTACCGCCGCTTAAACCGCGCATGCCTTGGTACGGCTACAGCTTGGGCGCCTGGACCATCCAAGATGAAGAAGAAGCGGATCTGGCGGTCAAGGGCGATTACTTCGAGACCGGCACGAAGCAGACGGGGCAGAGGAAAAAAACCTAA
- a CDS encoding isoprenylcysteine carboxylmethyltransferase family protein — translation MRFFSRTPVRTFVIYPAVALAWELAIEGNEFQPNLWFAPLMVWGYLQYRLCGRHRVRIGGGGPGLETPPDRLVDSGLYHYTRNPMYLGHIIFLIGLTLTLKSWFAAIITIATAIWFHTRVIGDETKLVERLGQPYVDYLTQVKRWIPGIF, via the coding sequence ATGAGATTTTTTAGCCGCACGCCGGTCAGAACCTTCGTGATCTATCCCGCGGTCGCTTTAGCTTGGGAGTTGGCAATCGAGGGCAACGAATTCCAACCCAACCTCTGGTTCGCGCCGCTGATGGTTTGGGGTTATTTGCAATATCGCCTGTGCGGCCGCCATCGAGTGCGCATCGGCGGCGGTGGTCCGGGGCTGGAAACTCCGCCCGATCGCCTCGTCGATAGCGGCCTCTATCATTACACGCGCAACCCGATGTACCTGGGCCACATTATCTTTCTTATCGGTCTCACGCTCACGCTCAAATCTTGGTTCGCGGCAATAATTACCATCGCCACGGCGATCTGGTTTCATACTCGCGTGATCGGCGACGAGACAAAATTAGTTGAACGATTGGGCCAACCCTACGTCGATTATCTGACTCAAGTAAAACGCTGGATACCGGGAATCTTCTGA